The following nucleotide sequence is from Aneurinibacillus soli.
TTGCTATACTATTGCCACTCCTTATATGGATATGTGCAAAAATAAGGAAGGTAAAATATGCGCCACAAACATGAAAAACGTTGGGCTGTTCTTTTTGTATGGATACTTGTGATTACAGGTTGCTGGGATCGGACTGAAATTGAAGACATTGGAATTGTAACCGGGATTGCCATTGACCAGCCGGAGAAAATGGATAAACAGGGGAAGGACAATAAAAAAATTGATCTTACCCATAACATTGTCATTCCGCAGGCGGCCGCAGGAAAATCTGCCGGTTCGAAAAAGGCGTATGCAAACGTGACAACGAAAACAGAAAGTGTATTCGAGGGCATCAGGCAGGTATCTACGGTTACAGGGAATTCTCCATCGTATGAATATTTGAAGGTATTGGCCATTAGTGAGGACATAGCTCGTGCCCATAACTTGCAGGAACTGTTGAATTTCTTTTTGCGTAATACAGAAGCGCGCCGGACGGTTAAGGTGGTCATTGTACAGGGAAAAGCAAAAGATGTATTGGACAAGCATCCTATTATTGAAAATAATCCTGCCGTGAACTTGTCTGATATTGTGGAAAATAGTAAAAAAGTGATACAGGTTACGCCTGAAGTAACCCTTGGAGATGTTTCTAAGCGATTAACAAGCCAGAGAAGCCTGGTCATTCCAAGAGTAATGGTCGTAAAAGACAAAGCACAAATGAGTGGAGCTGCTGTTATAAAGGGGAAAAATGCCAAAATGATCGGGACATTGACCCCGGAAGAGGTAGGGGGATTAAGTTTGTTGCGAGGAGAAGTGAAAAATGGAATCGTTAAGGGCAAAACGGCAAAGGGTAAATTCCTGGTATTTGAAGTCGATCGTATTCAACATCAAATACAATCAGAAGTAGAGAAAGAACAGGTGCATTTCACATTACGGATTAACGTAAAGGGAAAGCTGCGTGAAGATAATGTGATGGCAGAGGATGACTTTGATGAAAAGGTTTTGCAAGAGGCAGAACGAGTCATACAGAATCAACTAGAAAAGCTAACTCAACGAACATTACGTAAAACTCAGAAAGAATTAAAAGTAGATGTAATCGGATTTGGAAAAGAACTGAGTATTGAAAACCATCAAGTATGGAAGAAATATGAGCAAAACTGGGACGAAGCGTTCAGTCGTATGCCTGTAAAGGTGGATATTCAAACAAAGATTATGGAATTCGGCACAAAAGGCAGAGAACGAATCAAACAGTAAGCGGAAAATATATTTCACGTATTATCAGAAAAATGGTATAACTATAAATGAAAAACAATTCGTACATTTGATGTTGAAATCAAATAGCAGAGGAGTATGGTAGCATGAGTAGTCAGTTTACGGTTGAAAAAACACAACATCCAAAAACAAAGCCTGATCAGCAAAATTTAGGCTTCGGAAAACATTTTACCGATCATATGTTTTTGATGAACTATACAGCAGGTGAAGGCTGGCATGATGCCCGCATTGTTCCGTATGCGCCGTTAAGTCTTGATCCGGCCGCGATGGTGTTTCATTATGGACAGGCCGTATTTGAAGGTCTGAAGGCATATAAAACAGAAGGTGGTCGGGTTCTGTTGTTCAGACCGGATCAAAATCTTGAGCGCTTAAACATTTCCAATGAGCGGTTGAGCATCCCACAAATTGATGAAGCGCTCGTACTCGAAGGAATTAAGGAATTAGTACGTACAGACGCAGATTGGATTCCGACAGCGGAAGGCACATCTCTCTACATCCGTCCGTTTATTATTGCGACAGATGCGGCATTAGGCGTTCATCCTTCGCCGCAGTATTTGCTTATTGTAATCTTATCTCCAGTTGGAGCGTACTATCCGGAAGGCCTTAAGCCAGTAAAAATCAACGTAGAAAGCGAATATGTGCGTGCCGTGCGTGGTGGAACAGGTGTTGCCAAAACAGCTGGGAACTATGCGGCTAGTCTTCGTGCGCAGGAAGAAGCAGAAAAGCAAGGCTATGCGCAAGTATTATGGCTCGATGGTGTGGAGAAGAAATACATCGAAGAAGTTGGTAGCATGAATGTATTTTTCAAAATTAATGGAGAAGTCGTAACTCCTGCGTTAAATGGAAGCATTTTGAGTGGTGTTACAAGACGATCCATTATCCAGATTTTGCAGGATAAAGAAATCCCGGTAGTAGAGCGGAGAATTTCGATTGAAGAACTGTATGAGGCATCTGTGAACGGAACGCTGGAAGAAGCATTCGGAACGGGCACAGCGGCTGTTATTTCACCGATCGGGGAATTAAACTGGGAAGATAAACAGATCACTATCAACAAAGGTGAGATTGGTCAGGTGTCTCAGGAACTGTACGACACACTGACAGGTATCCAGAACGGAAAAGTAAAGGATACGTTCGGCTGGACATTTGAAGTATAAAAAGTAAGCACGTTTGATTATGACAGGAGTGTATGAATCGTCTAACTTACGATTCATACACTCTTCTCTTTTTATTTTAGGAAACTTCGATGTAGGACGAACGTAAAATTAATAATCCCACCCGAAATGCCTGTGGTATAATCAGGTGGGAAAATCAAAGTATACTTGACATGGGGAGGAGTGGATAGAAGTGCGAAAGTTGGCTTTAACAGTGCTTTTCTTTCTTCTATCAACCGCAACCGCCTTTGCGGATGCCGCACCAGGCGACACGATTGTAACATACGGACAGAACTTGTCGTCCGCGCAAAAACAGCAAATCAAAGGACGCTTTAATCCACCGAAGGAAGCGCAAGAGATTACCGTTACGAATGCTGAGGAGCATAAATATCTCGATGGACTATTGCCGAAGAATGTAATTGGTACAAGGGCCATTTCGTCTACGATGATTCAATTAGCAGAAGCAGGACAGGGGATTAAAGTCGAGACAAATAACATTACAGGCATCAGTAAGGCAATGTATGAGAATGCACTGGCAACTGCCGGTGTGAAAGATGCCAATGTAAAAGTTGATGCGCCGTTCCCGGTATCAGGTACAGCAGGCTTAACCGGCGTCATGAAGGCGTATGAGCAGGTAACGGGTAAAAAAATCGATGAGAATCAGAAAAAAGTTGCCAGTGAAGAAATGGTCACAACATCGAAGATCGCAGAACAAATCGGTGATAAGGAAAAAGCAGCCGAGCTTCTGACGCGCCTGAAAGCAGAAATGGCAAAGCAGACCGGCAAAATGACCGATGATCAGCTGCGCCAGATGATTAGCAATGTGGCGGCTCAGATGGGTCTCACGCTAAGTGATCAGGAAATTGATTCGCTCGTGAGTATTTTGCGCAAAATCCAGAATTTAAACATCGACTGGAGTAAGACGCTTGACCAGATCTCAAGCTATAAGGGGCAGATGCAGGATTTTCTGAACAGCAATCCGGAAGCGAAGTCATTTGTCCAGGAGATTTTGCAGTTCCTCAAGCAATTAATCGATAAGATGCTGGGCTGGTTTGCATAATCGTGGGTTGACAGGGGAGAAATATCCAGGTACGATATGTGATAATTAAATTAATAGTACGAAAGAACACAACTCTTATTCAGAGAGACGGAGGGATATGGCCCAATGAAGTCTCAGCAACCACAGGCTTGCCTGTAAGGTGCTAATTCCATCAAAGCTTTGTACATAAGCTTTGGAAGATGAGAGAAGGACAGCTGGATACCCGGCCCTCTTCTCTGGAAGAGGGTCTTTCTTTTTGTACATATATCCAGAGAGGGGAAAAATAGATGAAAAATGTACGCATTGCTTTACTTGGACTTGGAACGGTAGGATCAGGCGTTGTGACTATTTTGCAAACACACGCGGAACGGCTTCGCAAGCAGACAGGGACAAACTTTGAGATTGCAGGTATTCTGGTGCGTGATACTACGCGTTCGCGCCAGGTTGATGTGGAACGTAGTCTGCTTACAACTGACATTGCTCGCATCTGGGAGAGTAAGCCAGACGTTGTGGTGGATGCTATGGGCGGTCTTGTGCCGACACTTGGCTACATCGAAGAGGCGATTGCGCGTGGCTGTCATGTCGTATCTGCGAATAAAGAGTTGATTGCGGTACACGGGGCACGGCTACATGCGCTGGCTGGGGAACAAGGCGTGGGCCTGTTGTATGAAGCGAGCGTGGGTGGCGGCATCCCGGTTCTGAATACGTTGGCCCAGCTGTTAAATGTGAATCGGATTACGCGTGTGGCGGGAATCCTGAACGGAACGACGAATTACATTTTGACGCGCATGGAAGAAGACGGGCTGCCGTATGAAGCGGTGCTTGCTCAGGCGCAGGAGCTTGGTTTTGCCGAAGCGGATCCGACCGCAGATGTGGAAGGATATGATGCGTTTCATAAAATCCGGATTGTAGCCCGCCTGTGCTTCGGGGAAGAAGTGGAGGAAGAAGTGGGTCTGCGGGAAGGTATTACGAGCGTTACAGCGGAAGAGATTGAACTGTACGGTCGCTTAGGCTTGCGGGTGAAGCTTCTGGCGACAGCAGAGCGGACGAAGGCTGGTTTGCGTGTTCAGGTGGCGCCGACACTTGTGCCGCATTCTCATGCGCTTTCGCACGTGAAAAATGAATACAACGGTGTGTTTGTTACCGGGGATGTGGTGGGAGATTTGTTCTTTACCGGCAAGGGAGCAGGCATGCTGCCGACCGGAAGTGCGATTGTGGAAGACATTGTACATGCAGTGCGTGGGATCACATTTACACCCGAGACAGCAGTTGCTACACAAGCTGTAGAGATTAAAGCGGGGGAAGGCGCGGCCGAGGAGACCGGGCTGGAAATTGCCTTTTTCTCATTAAAGCATAAAGATGAACGAGGCGAATTTAGTTTGCTTTCGTTTCTGTCAGGCGAGGCTGGCGTACTGCATGGGGTAGAAACGGTGAAACGAAACGGGCAGACGCATGTTGCGGCGCTTCTCAGTTCCCACGACAGAGCGGTAAGCCGTGCATTCGCTCATCATATTGGTGCAACTGTCCGTTTTCGAGAGTTATTAGCAGAGCCTGCGCCGGGCATAGCAGCAAGTCCGGTGACAATTGGGTGACCGAAAATTGAGGTAAGTAGGACAAGAAAATGTAATTTTTCATCATATAATGGATAGATGTAGGAATCAACCGCGTTTTGACGAGATTAAATAGTATTCTCTCCCAAATCCTTCTCTTTTCTATAGCATAGATGATTGGAGAATGGATCTAACATTTCGTTATAATAATAAATAAGGCAGGAATAAACGAATGGGAGAGATTTGTATGGCTCAACGTGTAGCCACTGAATACAAGAAGCTTGTTCTCGAACTGAGTACACTGCAATTACAATCGTTTGTCGGAATGTTTGATCACGCGGAGTTCAGTACGCAAGTTCGCATCTTCGAGAATGGAGAAACGGAAGTTGTGCTGCTGGATAAAGGTATGGAGCTTCCGCTGTCGTTTAAGCGGATTGGTCATGATACGTATACATGCGAAGGTCAGTACAAGATTTACGATGCGAAGCTAGCCAACCAGATGCGGATGGCAGTTCGCAAATTTAAAGGATGCGGGATTGTCCACCGGCTGTATCCGACATATACGATGGTATATGAATATACAGGCGGTCATGTGATGAGAATTATGGAACAAAAAGATGGACAGGAAAGGCTGGTTTTTGAATATAAAGATACGCTTGGTGATATGCAGCGTTTATTTGAAGCGTGCGGCGTAGAGGATCGGATTGATTGGACTAGGTTGCATATTGATCAGTTGTTAGATTTGCGTAATCAGCGCATTACGGATGGACTTTCAACAGAGGATGTTGACCACCAGCTGACAGAGCTGTCCCAACAGTTATTTATGATGGAAGCATAGACGGGTTTTGCCGAGAAAATAGTTGCAAAATATGTAGAATCATGGTATCTTCATCATTGTGATTACATTAGGAACCAGGATTCACTCAAGGAAGTTTCTCCTCGATATATAGTGAATGACGTAGGTCCTAGCGAGAATGTATACAAATATATTTGCTAGGAGGGGGGACCGGAAGATGGAATATTCTACTTTCGGAAGACATGTAGCGATTGATACTTGGGGTGTCGATTTTGAAAAATTAAACAGTGCTGAGTTTCTGCAGCGCCATATGGTGGAGGCAGCAGAAGCATGTGGTGCAACCGTGCTGTCCGTTCAGGCTCAGCAGTTTGAACCGCAGGGTGCAACGGTTCTGGTTATGTTGTCAGAGAGCCACATTTCGATCCATACATACCCGGAGAAAGGGTTTGCTGCACTTGACTGCTATACATGTGGCGAGACGGTTGATCCGGAACTTGCGATTGAGTATATGGTGAACATTCTCCAGCCGGAGAAGATGTATGCTCGTAAACTTATTCGTGGTATGGGTGAAATGGACGTTGTACAATCTGACGTGATGAAGGTAAAACAAAACGCGTAATTGCGCATAGAAACGAATGAGTAAAATCCACTCTTTTACAAATGAAGAGTGGATTTTTCATTTATTCTTAACAGAATACCTCTTGCTCAATGCTCGCCAGGCATATATGATGATATGGAGATATTACATGTATTTCATATAAATGGAAACGTATATGTGTGGAGGGTTGGGATGAGTACTCAGATGGAAACAAAATGTAAGGTACCGGAAGAAGTGTTGCGCTACATTCAGGATGGGGACGATGTGATTGTGCCGCTTGCCAATGGTGAGCCGGTTGTACTATTAGACACGTTGGAGAAACATGCCGAGCGTTTTCAAGATGTTCGTATTCACCAGATGCACGCATTAAAAGAGCGGCCGTACATTTATGGCAAGCATCGCCCGCATTTGAGCCATGTCGCGTATTTCCTGAGCGGTGCATCACGCAAGGCCTTTTTAGAGGGTGGATGTGATCTTGTACCGAACCATTTCCACGAAGTGCCGCGCCTTTTGCGTGAGACAACGAAGACATCAATCGTGCTCGCAGCGGCTGCTCCGATGGATGAACACGGGTATTTTTCACTTGGTACAGGAGCTGATTACGTTGCTTCTTTCATTGGCCAGGTACCGTTTTTTCTCGAAGTAAACCCGAACATGCCACGTACATTCGGGGAGAATCAGGTACATATTAGTCAAATTCTTGGCTATACAGAGGTAGACTATCCGCTAGCGGAAGCGCGCGAGCCGGAGATCACCGATATCGACCGCAAGATCGCTTCCTATGTCGTAGAACGTATCCAAAATGGTGCGACGCTACAGGCTGGAATCGGAGCGATGCCGAATGCGATCATCAATTTCCTTGATAACCATAAAGATATAGGCATTCATACAGAGCTTCTAACAGACGGTGTCGTTGATCTGGTGCATAAGGGTGTTTTGACCGGCACACAGAAAAAAATGCGCCCTGGGAAAATTGTGGGCACATTCGCGCTCGGCTCGAAAAAACTGTATGAATTTATTCATAATAATACATCGGTTGAGATGTTGCCGGTTGAGTACGTCAACGACCCGCGTATCATCGCCCGTGAAGATAATATGATTTCGATTAACGCCACAACAGAAGTAGATTTCCTTGGCCAGTGCGCGTCTGAGACGATTGCCGGACGTTACTATAGTTCGAGCGGCGGCCAGACAGACTTCGCTCGTGGGGCACGGTTTGCAAAGAATGGAAAAGGATTCATTTGCTTGCATTCGACTACAAAGAACGAAGCGATCTCTCGCATTCGCCCGCAGTTAACCATCGGCTCGGCTGTTACAACATCGAAAAATGATGTGGATCACATTGTAACAGAGTATGGGGTAGCCAGTTTGCGCGGCAAAAGCATTGCGGAGCGAACGAAAGAACTGCTGGCGATTTCGCATCCAAAATTCCGTGAACAGTTGGAATTCGAAGCGAAGAAATTTGGCTTGCTTTACTAGTGTGTATACGCAGCTGCTTCGTAGGAAGTAGCTGTGTTTTTTTGTTTTGTGGATATACTAGAAATGAAAAATCGCCCGGCATAGCGCCGGGCGAGAATATGAATTAGACAAGTCGCTAGGTAGCGATATGAGCTGTGTAGTAGCCATTGTTGAGCGGAGCGATAATAAGGTGAGTCTCATCTGTCGGTAGCATGCGAAGCACGACAGGCAATTCTTCTGCGCCAAGTACAACGTCCGTTTTGTCACGAAGGCGGTGTATCAGTTCATCGTAATGCGTTGTTTTATTTTCCGGTACGCATTCGCAGTGATACGTGTACATTCCGCATTTGCAAAGATAGTTGTTGGCTTCCATGATAGATTGCCCCTTCCCTATGTGTCATAGTGTGTGGCATCTTCTGGTGTTGGTTTAATTATATCATGTCATACGCAAATATGGTGCAATTCGCATGAAATTTTTGTAATTTAAGTTCTGTATATGTATCATTACACCTATGTGAAAGAAGACTTGTATGAAAAAAGCCTTTTTTCTAGATCGGGACGGGGTCATTAATGACAATCCGCATCCGGACTACGTGTATTCATCTCTGCATGAAGCGTGTATGTCACTTGTCCGGGATAGTGGCGAACGTCACTACTAGCGTGTGCATATGATAGATAAAGGGAGATAATCGTAACAACGAGGAGAAAGGGAGGAACGAAACGTGAGTGATCTGACTACTTTATACGAACGCTATCGCGGGCTGCCGACAAATGAGCTGGAAGATACGTTATACGACATTGAGATGTCGGCTTCATTGACGCTCGGAATGAACACGGCTACCGAGCGTCAGCATAAGGAAGTACTACGCCGCCTTTTGCGTGAGCGTGGGGTCGATCTAAACAGTTTGTTTGAAAGCTAAGCAGAGCTTGCGCAGGCACTTGATCCTGCGAAGCTTGTCTGATGCTCATTTCGTTCTCGCTTTTGGAGATTTGTGATAAGATAGGAAGCGAAGATCATAAATCCGTTCGGTAAAGGAGAACGAAAAACGATGTATCATCGCACACAGACAAGACCGGTACGCGTAGGGAACCTGACGATTGGTGGCAGTGACCAGGTTATCGTACAGAGCATGACAACGACGAAGACGGCGGATGTCAAAGCGACGGTTGAGCAAATTCATCGTCTTGAAGAGGCGGGCTGCCAGATCGTCCGCGTGACGGTTAACAACATGGAAGCGGCGGAGGCCATTAAGGAAATCAAGCAGAACATTTCCATTCCGCTCGTATCTGACATTCATTTTGATTACAAGCTGGCACTCAAGGCGATTGAGAACGGCATTGATAAAGTCCGGATCAATCCGGGCAACATTGGTAAACGGGAAAAAGTTGAGGAAGTCGTCCGCGCCTGCAAAGCAAACGGGGTGCCGATTCGTATCGGTGTAAACGCGGGCTCACTTGAGAAGCATCTGCTTGATAAATATGGGTACCCAACTGCAGATGCAATGGTGGAGAGTGCCCTGCACCATATTGGCATCTTAGAAGAACTTGATTTCCACGACATTATTGTATCGTTGAAAGCATCCAATGTACCGCTGGCCATTGAAGCGTATCAGAAGGCTGCTGCTGCATTCAATTATCCGCTTCACTTAGGTATCACAGAAGCAGGAACCTTGTTTGCGGGCACGGTGAAAAGTGCGGCTGGACTCGGTACGCTCCTTGCTCAGGGCATCGGCTCCACCATGCGCGTATCATTAAGCGCTGATCCGGTCGAGGAAATTAAGGTAGCACGGGAGCTGTTGAAATCATTCGGACTATTGTCCGATGCAGCTACGCTCATCTCCTGCCCGACATGTGGACGCATTGAGATTGATCTTTTCTCCATTGCCAATGAGATTGAAGACTATATCGCAAAAGTCAAAGCGCCGATTAAAGTGGCTGTACTGGGCTGCGCCGTCAATGGACCGGGAGAAGCTCGGGAAGCGGACATTGGCATTGCTGGAGCACGTGGGGAAGGCCTGCTGTTTAAGCATGGCGAGATGGTACGCAAGATTCCGGAAGAGAGCATGGTGGAAGAGCTAAAACAAGAAATCGACAAGCTCGCGGATATTTATTATCGCACGGGTGAACTGCCGCGTCCCGGCCATCAGATTGTGTAGAAAGAGAGAATTTACGTATAGTATCGAAGCAAGAGGCTGTTTCAGAGCTGTCATACGGCGACTGAGACAGCCTCTTTTTATTGTAGTGTATTTTCCTAACATAGTTTGATAAGCACACCATCAAGCATAATCAAGGGGTACACAGGTAAAAAATAAGAAAGCGATCTTTTACAAAACCAATGACTATCGAGCAAATCCATTCTGGCGTCTCAAGTTTTCTGTAAGCCGAAACGTTGTGCGGGGAGTGGGAGAAGGGCGGAGCAAGAGAGCGCCTGTACGCGCCTACTCAGCGGAGGGAGAACGACGAACGGGCCTTTGCCCGCAATTCTTCGGTGAATCAACCTCGCAGGCTTTTCTTTGCGGGCGAGTTCGTCGGGCTCCCGGAGCGGACAGCAGCTGCTTCCTTGCAAGCGTACCGAAACGAACGGTTCCGCCCTTCTCCCACTCCCTTTCACTATGTTCTAGCTCTTGGACAGTCTTTTTTGAATTTTGTTTTAAGTTTTTATGAAGATTTGTGTAGAATTTTGTCGGATGATTTTACAATAAAAACATCAGAACAACACCTGAGTTTACACACACGGTGTTGAAAAACTACGAATGAAAGCGGTGACAATATGAAGAGAATGGGGTTAGTCTGGCAAATTCTTATCGGTCTTATCCTTGGTATTGCTGTCGGCGCCATCTTCTATGGCAACCCGAAAGTGGCAGCGATTCTGAAGCCAATCGGAGATATCTTTATTCACCTGATTAAAATGATCGTTGTGCCGATCGTGCTCTCGACGCTCATTGTCGGGGTAGCCGGAGTCGGCGATATGAAAAAGCTCGGAAAACTAGGCGGGAAAACGCTTCTGTATTTTGAGGTTGTTACGACAATTGCGATCATGGTCGGTCTACTGGTTGCAAACATTGTGAAGCCGGGTGTCGGTGTCGATATGTCACACCTGTCACAAACCGATATTAGTAAGTACGTAGCGACAACACATGAAACACAATCACATAGTTTTGCTGATACACTTGTTAACATCGTTCCGACGAATATCGTGCAATCGATGGAAAAAGGCGACATGCTCGCGATCATTTTCTTCGCGGTTATGTTTGGTCTCGGTCTGGCGAAACTTGGTGAGCGTGGCAAACCGCTTCTTAATTTCTTTGAACTTGTTGCACAGACGATGTTTAATTTAACAAACTCGATTATGCGCTTTGCTCCATTCGGTGTATTTGCACTCATTGGTGTAACGGTTTCGAAGTTTGGGGTAGGCTCGCTTATTCCGCTGGGTAAATTGATGATTACGGTTTATGGAGCAATGGCTTTCTTCATTATTGTTGTACTCGGTCTGCTGTCCAAATGGGCAGGAGTTAGCATCTTCAAACTGATGGGCGTATTGAAAGAAGAACTGTTGCTGGCATACTCGACAGCAAGTAGTGAAACGGTTCTGCCGCGCATCATGGAAAAACTCGAAAAAATGGGCTGCCCGAAATCAATCACATCGTTTGTTATCCCAACAGGTTACTCATTTAACCTAGACGGAAGTACACTGTACCAGGCACTGGCAGCGATCTTCATTGCGCAAATGTATGGGATTCATCTTTCCATTAGTCAGCAGATTACCTTGATGTTCGTGTTGATGCTTACGTCGAAAGGTATCGCCGGCGTACCGGGTGTATCGTTCGTCGTATTGTTAGCGACACTGGGCTCTGTTGGAATTCCGGTGGAAGGCCTGGCTTTTATCGCCGGTATTGACCGTCTGCTCGACATGGCGCGTACAGTTGTAAACGTAGTGGGTAACAGTGTTGCTACAATCGTAGTGTCCAAGTGGGAAGGACAGTTTAACAAAGAAGAAGCGGATGATTACATTCGCAACCACAATCTTGACACAGATGCTGTATAACTACATCAAAAGACAGGAAAGCAGTTGCTCAGATGGGCAGCTGCTTTTTTATGTGCTAATTTGGATTTACGCTTGCATGCTTGCCTGTTTCTTCTTTAATATTAGGGTACACTAGAAAAATCAGTAGGGGGTTCGGGGTTGAACGTTGTTTTTTTTACCCTGTATATTATTTTAATCATCCTGATCATCGAAATCTCAACGATGCTTCTTCAGATGACCGGGCTTAGGCGGGAAGTGGCGCGCTTTCAGGCGATTTCTCTGCTAACGAATACGGGCTACACCACATCGGAGTCCGAGATGATCATTGGTCATCCGGTGCGCCGCCGGATTGCCTCATTTTTGATCATATTTGGCACGATTTCATTGACCATTATTGTTTCCTTTATGATCAGCTTCCTGGTGAGCAGCGCGGTGCATTTAAGCGATCTTGGGATCGGACTCGCTATTTTGGTCGGAGCACTCTTCTTGTTGCGGAGCAATTTTTTCCATAGTCTGCTGCACCGGCAAGTAGGTGGGAGGTTTGATCGTTACTACGTGCACCATAAGTCAATTGAAGAAGTGTTTCATGTCGATCACGAGTATGTGATGCGTCAGTTTGATATCACAGAAGGGCATCATCATATGACCAATGTTCCGCTTAAGGAGTTGAATCTTGCGCATCAGGATGTCAAAATTATGAACATTAGACGGAATCATCATATCATTAAAAACCCAACAGGTAGCACGATGCTTCTACCGGGGGATAAAGTTCTGGTGTATGGTTCAGCAGATATGATCCGGAAGTTTTTCATACTTAGCTCAGCACGATTACCGGAAGACGAACGATGAATGGTACTGGAGGACGAACGGAACGATGAATCACGATTTACATGATCGATATGTGCCGGATACACGATTGTATGAAGGGGTAGGTGGGCAATTATATCGGGGGCATGACAGTTTGCTGAAGCGGGATGTGCTCATTTATTTGGTGTCAGAAAAAGCAGTACCATCCGAGCGGGTTATGCATGGAGAGGCGGCCCTTGAAATTCTTAGTCGTGGCGAAACGACAGACGGGATTTTTTATGTGCTGGAATACATCCCCGGTCTTCTACTTAGCCAGGCAGGGGTTAAGCTTTCCCTCAAAGAGGCGCTTGGAATGAGTCGGCAATTCGTTAGCATTCTCCTGGAAGCATGTGCGGTTCGCGGTCGTGGCTTGCGACTTACCGCCGATAATCTGTGGCTTACGGAAACTGGCGAAGTAAAAGTGATCGACAGCTGGTCAGTAGATGAAGCAGCCATCGGACATGAGATCGAGCAGGTGTTTCGTCTGATCCATTATATAATGTTTGGCGATGTGAAGCTTGTACTTCCGCCTGCCCAGATCATTGAGGAGCTCGCGCTGTCGTATGCAGGTGATCCGTTCATCATCCGCAAGTCGTTACGCGGTATGGCACGACGGGCGGAGAAAAAAGCAGCAGATCGATATGAAGAGATGCTGGCACAAACGTTCGAAGATATAACCGCGTTGT
It contains:
- a CDS encoding cation:dicarboxylate symporter family transporter, with the translated sequence MKRMGLVWQILIGLILGIAVGAIFYGNPKVAAILKPIGDIFIHLIKMIVVPIVLSTLIVGVAGVGDMKKLGKLGGKTLLYFEVVTTIAIMVGLLVANIVKPGVGVDMSHLSQTDISKYVATTHETQSHSFADTLVNIVPTNIVQSMEKGDMLAIIFFAVMFGLGLAKLGERGKPLLNFFELVAQTMFNLTNSIMRFAPFGVFALIGVTVSKFGVGSLIPLGKLMITVYGAMAFFIIVVLGLLSKWAGVSIFKLMGVLKEELLLAYSTASSETVLPRIMEKLEKMGCPKSITSFVIPTGYSFNLDGSTLYQALAAIFIAQMYGIHLSISQQITLMFVLMLTSKGIAGVPGVSFVVLLATLGSVGIPVEGLAFIAGIDRLLDMARTVVNVVGNSVATIVVSKWEGQFNKEEADDYIRNHNLDTDAV
- the ispG gene encoding flavodoxin-dependent (E)-4-hydroxy-3-methylbut-2-enyl-diphosphate synthase, which produces MYHRTQTRPVRVGNLTIGGSDQVIVQSMTTTKTADVKATVEQIHRLEEAGCQIVRVTVNNMEAAEAIKEIKQNISIPLVSDIHFDYKLALKAIENGIDKVRINPGNIGKREKVEEVVRACKANGVPIRIGVNAGSLEKHLLDKYGYPTADAMVESALHHIGILEELDFHDIIVSLKASNVPLAIEAYQKAAAAFNYPLHLGITEAGTLFAGTVKSAAGLGTLLAQGIGSTMRVSLSADPVEEIKVARELLKSFGLLSDAATLISCPTCGRIEIDLFSIANEIEDYIAKVKAPIKVAVLGCAVNGPGEAREADIGIAGARGEGLLFKHGEMVRKIPEESMVEELKQEIDKLADIYYRTGELPRPGHQIV
- a CDS encoding TrkA C-terminal domain-containing protein, encoding MNVVFFTLYIILIILIIEISTMLLQMTGLRREVARFQAISLLTNTGYTTSESEMIIGHPVRRRIASFLIIFGTISLTIIVSFMISFLVSSAVHLSDLGIGLAILVGALFLLRSNFFHSLLHRQVGGRFDRYYVHHKSIEEVFHVDHEYVMRQFDITEGHHHMTNVPLKELNLAHQDVKIMNIRRNHHIIKNPTGSTMLLPGDKVLVYGSADMIRKFFILSSARLPEDER
- a CDS encoding PASTA domain-containing protein produces the protein MNHDLHDRYVPDTRLYEGVGGQLYRGHDSLLKRDVLIYLVSEKAVPSERVMHGEAALEILSRGETTDGIFYVLEYIPGLLLSQAGVKLSLKEALGMSRQFVSILLEACAVRGRGLRLTADNLWLTETGEVKVIDSWSVDEAAIGHEIEQVFRLIHYIMFGDVKLVLPPAQIIEELALSYAGDPFIIRKSLRGMARRAEKKAADRYEEMLAQTFEDITALYQYIKNTQLAAGKKAVDIPVKKERIVESEEPPQSRLRDTRRERAAMRGQKKKKRSNWTMPRIPARIITMLAIGLVLLIGGVAAFSGSGTDSKAQTPATDKPVAGVEVPDVGGMTLAEAGQKLDAAGIRYKYYLESSFSKTGTVFKQNPQAGERISRVDSVELWVSQ